In Bacillus cereus ATCC 14579, a single window of DNA contains:
- a CDS encoding ABC transporter permease, which yields MNNRRFQTIKHSFTKNKFVAMGVIILAVLTVASIFAFVSPYDPSKMSIPDRLQEPSMSHPFGTDDYGRDYLTRALYGGRVSLAVGFLAMVVSITIGTAVGTISGYFGGKLDNFLMRVVEVLMSIPSFFLMLLLNAYLKPGITTLVLIIGLLTWMDTARIVRAETLSVKEREYVLYAKVSGQKSLMIIVRHIIPNILSTIIIAATLTIATSILMESSLSFLGLGIREPDSSWGSMLNNAQGYIGEAWYLTLFPGFLILLTVLSFNVIGEALKKAFAPKGAGHEN from the coding sequence ATGAATAATAGGAGATTTCAAACGATAAAACATAGCTTTACGAAAAATAAGTTTGTTGCAATGGGAGTTATTATACTTGCGGTTTTAACGGTCGCATCAATTTTCGCATTCGTATCGCCGTACGATCCTAGCAAAATGTCGATTCCAGATCGCTTACAAGAACCGAGTATGAGTCATCCTTTCGGAACGGATGATTACGGAAGGGATTACTTAACGAGAGCGTTATATGGCGGACGAGTTTCGCTTGCGGTCGGTTTCCTTGCGATGGTTGTTTCTATTACAATCGGTACTGCAGTTGGAACAATTAGCGGGTATTTTGGCGGAAAGTTAGACAACTTTTTAATGCGAGTTGTTGAAGTGCTTATGTCAATTCCATCATTCTTTTTAATGCTACTATTAAATGCGTATTTAAAACCAGGAATTACGACGCTAGTTCTTATTATCGGATTACTAACATGGATGGACACCGCCCGTATTGTAAGGGCAGAAACGTTATCTGTAAAAGAGCGTGAGTACGTTTTATACGCAAAAGTATCAGGACAAAAGTCACTTATGATTATTGTAAGACATATCATTCCTAACATTTTATCAACCATTATTATCGCCGCGACATTAACGATTGCGACATCAATTTTAATGGAATCATCACTTAGTTTCCTAGGTTTAGGTATTAGAGAACCAGATTCTTCTTGGGGCAGCATGCTAAACAATGCGCAAGGATATATTGGTGAAGCTTGGTATTTAACGCTCTTCCCAGGATTTCTTATCCTTTTAACGGTACTTAGTTTTAACGTAATTGGTGAAGCATTGAAGAAAGCTTTCGCACCAAAAGGAGCCGGACATGAAAACTAA
- a CDS encoding ABC transporter permease, translated as MYKVIAKRLLNAIPLLFVISIISFLLIKLAPGDPVRNFVTPNMSPIDVERIRKSLGLDQPIYVQYFLWLKNILTGNFGYSLQNHRPVLELITERLPATIGLMGSSLLVSFVIAIPLGLFTGVKKNSFFDRIVNFISYVGISMPVFWFALLLVYLFSLKLNLLPSMGMRTVGKDSVWDIVQHGILPCMVLAFQNVSVYMRYIRSSTIQQLEEEYVQIQYAYGASKKTVLFNHVLRNVLIPIITIFGLSIPSLVGGAFITETVFSWPGLGSLGVNAIFRFDYPIIMAITLLSSFMLILGNLIADILYGVVDPRIRMRG; from the coding sequence GTGTATAAAGTAATTGCGAAGAGGCTTTTAAATGCAATTCCGCTTTTATTTGTTATTTCTATTATTTCTTTTCTATTAATAAAACTAGCACCGGGGGATCCGGTTCGAAACTTTGTAACGCCAAATATGAGTCCAATTGATGTGGAGCGTATTCGCAAAAGTTTAGGACTAGATCAACCAATTTACGTGCAGTATTTTTTATGGTTAAAAAACATTTTAACAGGAAACTTTGGTTACTCACTTCAAAATCATCGTCCTGTTTTGGAACTTATCACAGAAAGATTACCTGCAACAATTGGATTAATGGGATCATCTTTACTCGTCTCATTCGTAATCGCAATACCGCTTGGACTATTTACAGGTGTGAAAAAGAATTCATTCTTTGACCGCATTGTAAACTTTATTTCATACGTTGGTATTTCTATGCCGGTTTTCTGGTTTGCACTACTATTAGTCTACTTATTCTCTTTAAAATTGAACCTACTTCCGAGTATGGGTATGCGCACCGTAGGTAAAGACTCTGTCTGGGATATTGTGCAACACGGCATTTTACCTTGCATGGTGCTAGCGTTCCAAAACGTATCTGTTTATATGAGATATATTCGTTCAAGTACGATTCAGCAATTAGAAGAAGAATATGTACAAATTCAATATGCGTACGGCGCTTCAAAGAAAACGGTTTTATTTAATCACGTACTTCGAAATGTATTAATACCGATCATTACAATTTTCGGATTATCGATTCCAAGTTTAGTAGGCGGAGCGTTCATTACGGAAACAGTATTTTCATGGCCGGGTCTTGGTTCACTGGGGGTAAATGCTATTTTTAGATTTGATTATCCGATTATCATGGCAATTACATTACTATCATCATTCATGTTAATTCTCGGTAACTTAATTGCTGATATTTTATATGGCGTAGTAGATCCGCGCATTCGAATGAGGGGGTGA
- a CDS encoding ornithine cyclodeaminase family protein — translation MLVISANEQRNLVNMNEVIEYAALALKEFSAERTITPIRGSLPFANEQNTALIMPSVAEGLEALGVKIVTVVPQNKQIGKKTINGIVMLSDFQAGEPLALLEGSYLTMIRTGALSGVATKYLARHNAKTLCIIGTGEQAKGIAEAIFAVRDIEKVILYNRTEEKAYAFAQYIQEKFGKPAYVYKDPNEAVREADIIVTTTNATTPVFSEILQKGVHVNAVGSFRPSMQELPSHAIAKANKVVVESKEAALDETGDLQVPIKEGLFKANAIHAELGQIISGEKAGRENDEEITIFKSVGLAVVDIIVAKYLYERALEQGVGNKIEF, via the coding sequence ATGCTAGTTATAAGCGCGAACGAACAAAGAAACTTAGTAAATATGAATGAAGTTATTGAATACGCGGCGCTTGCTTTAAAAGAATTTTCCGCAGAAAGAACGATTACACCAATAAGAGGCTCATTACCATTTGCGAACGAGCAAAATACGGCATTAATTATGCCTTCAGTAGCGGAAGGACTTGAGGCACTTGGAGTAAAAATAGTAACGGTAGTCCCGCAAAATAAACAGATAGGAAAGAAAACGATCAATGGGATTGTGATGCTATCAGACTTTCAAGCGGGAGAACCGCTCGCACTTCTAGAAGGATCGTACTTAACGATGATCCGAACGGGCGCCTTATCAGGAGTAGCGACAAAATATTTAGCTCGTCATAACGCAAAAACTTTATGCATTATCGGCACGGGCGAACAAGCGAAAGGAATTGCCGAAGCAATATTTGCGGTTAGAGATATTGAAAAAGTCATCTTATACAATCGCACAGAAGAAAAAGCGTATGCATTTGCGCAATATATACAAGAGAAATTTGGTAAACCTGCTTACGTTTACAAGGATCCAAATGAAGCAGTACGTGAAGCAGACATCATCGTTACAACTACGAACGCAACCACACCAGTCTTCTCAGAAATCTTGCAAAAAGGCGTCCACGTAAACGCCGTCGGCTCATTCAGACCGAGCATGCAAGAACTACCCTCACATGCCATAGCTAAAGCAAACAAAGTAGTAGTCGAATCAAAAGAAGCAGCACTAGACGAAACAGGAGACCTTCAAGTTCCGATAAAAGAAGGTCTATTCAAAGCAAACGCCATTCACGCTGAACTTGGTCAAATTATAAGCGGAGAAAAAGCTGGGCGCGAAAATGATGAAGAGATTACTATTTTCAAATCAGTTGGTTTGGCGGTAGTAGATATTATCGTTGCGAAGTATTTGTATGAGAGAGCGTTGGAGCAAGGGGTAGGGAATAAGATTGAGTTTTGA